The genomic stretch GCCAGTCCCGTGACCGTCGCGAGCAGGACGAGCCCCCAGAAGGTGACGCTCACCACCGTCGGCGACACCTCCGCTCGTCGGGGCGGTGACGGGAGTCGGTCCCTCCCGGCTGCGCCTGTGGTCGGCTGCCGACGGCGGTCGAAGCCGCCCGACGCCAGGGGTCACCTCCGGTCTCCATTGACGCGGTAACTCACCGGCCGGGGGATAAGCGTTTGGTCGCAGCGGGCGTCGGAGAAGAGCGCTACTCGGTGCGGTCGATGTCGAGTTGCTCTCTGAGTGCCGAGAGCTCCTCGGACTCCGCGAGCGTCTCGAGACGCTCGTGGAAGTGAGTGTCGCAGAGGCCGACCTTCACCCCGTCCTTCTCGGCGGCGTATGCGGCCTCCCGGTCGCAGTAGTGACAGCGCATACCGACACTCGGAACCCCGGCGGGATAAGCCTGCCCTCTCCGGCACGCTTGGTACCGAGTCACGCTCCGCCGACGACCCGCGAGCGGAACGTCTCGGCCTCTTCGCCGGCGAGTCCCGCCCGCCCCAGCGTCCGGTCGTGTGCGTCGCTCCCGCCCGTCCGAAGGAGTCCCGCCTCGCTGACGACCCGTTCGATTCGCCCCGTGTCCACCGGCCGGCCGTACGCGTAGTAGCGCTCGACCGCCCCGAGTTCGCGCGCGAGGTCGAGCGCGCGGTCGACCTCCCGGTAACGGAAGGGATGGGCCAGCGAGACGACGGCACACGCGTCGCGGAGGAGCGCCGCCCCGCGCTCGAACGTCGGAAGCTGTCGCGGCCGATAGCAGGGGCAGTCGCTCCCGATGAGGTGGTCGAACGCCCCCTGGTAGTCGTACGGCGCGTCGCTCTGGGCCACCGCACGCGCGATGTGGGGACGCCCGACGCCCGCCGCGAGGTCGACGTCGAGAGTCACACCGACGTCGTCCTCGACGCAGTCGACGATGGCGCGGGCCCGCTGGACGCGGTCGCGCTGGAGCCTGTCGAGTTCGTCGCCAAGCGCCCCGTCGTCGCGAACCCCGTAGCCCAGGAGGTCGACGCGGAGGGCTCCGGCGTCGACGCGGAGTTCGACACCCCGGACGAGTCGAACCCCATCGACGACCGTCACGGGCGCGGCGAGCTCTGGGTGGACCCTGTCGTGGTCGGTGATGGCGACGGTGTCGACACCCACACGCCGCGCCGCGGCCGGCACCTCGTCGAGGGTCAGCGTCCCGTCGGATGCCGTCGTGTGGACGTGGAGGTCGGCCGTGACCGGTGTCGACCCCTCGCTGTTCGTCATGGCCGTCCGTCGGACACCACGACCCAAAGCGCTTGCGTCCACCCGAGTAACATGACACTTCGACGCTTCCGAGAGAAACTATATCATGACAGTCCATGACATTTTAACACTGAAAGGGGCTTGCAAGCGACTAAGGTTGTGCATGGAAAACCATTATAGTTGTGCTCGGATTCTGTGTGAATGTAATGCGCCTGAACGGCACCCAAGAGGCAATCGACGCGACCGACTATCCGCTCAGCAGTGAGGAGTTCATCTCACAACACGGCGAGCACACCATCGAACTCGCCAACGGGACGGAGACGGTCGCCGACGTACTCGGCCGTCTGGGTCCGGAGACGTACACGTCCGCCGAAGACGTTACGAACTCCCTCTACTCCGCAGTCTCGCACAAGGGCATCGGCCGACGCTTCTACAGCGACCGCGACGCGTACGCGCTCGGCGAGAGCGGCCCCACGCCCGAGTCGTTCTGAGGACGACCCCACTCC from Salinigranum halophilum encodes the following:
- a CDS encoding DUF6757 family protein is translated as MRCHYCDREAAYAAEKDGVKVGLCDTHFHERLETLAESEELSALREQLDIDRTE
- a CDS encoding PHP domain-containing protein → MTNSEGSTPVTADLHVHTTASDGTLTLDEVPAAARRVGVDTVAITDHDRVHPELAAPVTVVDGVRLVRGVELRVDAGALRVDLLGYGVRDDGALGDELDRLQRDRVQRARAIVDCVEDDVGVTLDVDLAAGVGRPHIARAVAQSDAPYDYQGAFDHLIGSDCPCYRPRQLPTFERGAALLRDACAVVSLAHPFRYREVDRALDLARELGAVERYYAYGRPVDTGRIERVVSEAGLLRTGGSDAHDRTLGRAGLAGEEAETFRSRVVGGA
- a CDS encoding DUF5789 family protein — encoded protein: MRLNGTQEAIDATDYPLSSEEFISQHGEHTIELANGTETVADVLGRLGPETYTSAEDVTNSLYSAVSHKGIGRRFYSDRDAYALGESGPTPESF